A single region of the Austwickia chelonae genome encodes:
- a CDS encoding metal ABC transporter ATP-binding protein, with translation MHSIAPACRVHDLSVAYHEDLVLERIDVSIAPGKVTAVVGPNGAGKSTLLKAALGLVPAVAGHAEFFGRPFPQVRRRVGYMPQAASVDWDYPATVRAVVTMGTYGRLGWFRRPGAKERQACDEALAHVGLSDLAHRQIGQLSGGQRQRTFLARVLAQDPDLYLMDEPLAGVDTASGLAILDVLSGLRDRGKTLVLVHHDLDLVREFCDDAILLATGQISAGPVAQALSPQHVERAYHHDGENRLLEAVRAR, from the coding sequence GTGCACAGCATCGCTCCTGCCTGCCGGGTCCACGACCTGTCCGTCGCCTATCACGAGGATCTCGTCCTCGAACGGATCGACGTGTCCATCGCCCCGGGGAAGGTCACTGCCGTGGTCGGCCCCAATGGCGCCGGCAAATCCACTCTCCTCAAAGCAGCCCTCGGCCTGGTCCCGGCGGTCGCCGGACATGCCGAATTCTTCGGTCGGCCGTTCCCGCAGGTCCGCCGCCGTGTCGGATACATGCCCCAGGCGGCGAGCGTCGACTGGGACTATCCCGCCACCGTCCGGGCCGTGGTCACCATGGGCACCTACGGACGTCTCGGGTGGTTCCGCAGGCCCGGCGCGAAGGAACGTCAGGCCTGCGACGAAGCGCTGGCCCATGTCGGCCTGTCCGACCTCGCTCATCGTCAGATCGGACAGCTCTCCGGTGGGCAGCGGCAACGCACCTTCCTGGCCCGGGTCCTCGCCCAGGACCCTGACCTGTACCTGATGGACGAGCCGCTCGCCGGTGTCGACACCGCCAGTGGCCTGGCCATCCTCGACGTCCTCTCCGGCTTGCGTGATCGCGGCAAGACGCTGGTGCTCGTCCACCACGACCTCGATCTGGTCCGAGAGTTCTGCGATGACGCGATACTCCTGGCCACCGGACAGATCTCCGCCGGGCCGGTCGCCCAGGCGTTGAGCCCGCAGCACGTCGAGCGCGCCTATCACCATGACGGGGAGAACCGGTTGCTGGAAGCGGTGCGCGCCCGATGA
- a CDS encoding metal ABC transporter permease — protein sequence MMDPLAFWNVHSFRLMLLGTATIGGVASALGAFAYLRRQSMIGDVASHAALLGVVGAFVVGAGVLGIDGRAMALLVIGAWLAAVSAALLVNAVERTSVLHQDAAMAVVIALFFGGGLALLRLVQNSRLPGKGGLQEYLFGNAASITTPDLISVLAFGGIALAIPLATWNAFAITAFDPQSAVLAGFRARTVDLLMFGALTLAIVIGLKAVGLILMVAFAVTPAAAARQWVHSVGALVTLSGLIGAGCAAVGCYLSVGLGRVPTGPVVVLLLSAVLVLSLIAAPQRSVLRRALHRRRRRRNLTRRVTQEAS from the coding sequence ATGATGGATCCGCTGGCCTTCTGGAATGTGCACTCCTTCCGGCTCATGCTCCTGGGCACCGCCACCATCGGCGGAGTCGCTTCCGCCCTCGGTGCTTTCGCCTACCTGCGCCGACAGAGCATGATCGGTGACGTCGCCTCCCACGCTGCGCTGCTGGGCGTGGTGGGAGCCTTCGTGGTCGGTGCCGGTGTGTTGGGCATCGACGGACGCGCCATGGCGTTGTTGGTCATCGGTGCGTGGCTGGCCGCGGTGAGCGCCGCCCTCTTGGTCAATGCGGTCGAACGTACCAGCGTGCTCCACCAGGACGCCGCCATGGCGGTGGTGATCGCCCTCTTCTTCGGCGGTGGCCTGGCGCTGCTCCGGCTGGTCCAGAACAGCCGTCTCCCTGGAAAAGGTGGGCTGCAGGAGTATCTCTTCGGCAATGCGGCCTCGATCACGACCCCTGACCTGATCTCAGTGCTCGCCTTCGGCGGAATCGCCTTGGCCATTCCGTTGGCCACGTGGAATGCCTTCGCCATCACTGCATTCGACCCACAGAGCGCTGTCCTGGCCGGGTTTCGCGCCCGCACGGTCGATCTGTTGATGTTCGGGGCACTCACCTTGGCGATCGTGATCGGGTTGAAAGCGGTCGGCCTGATCCTGATGGTCGCCTTCGCAGTTACCCCGGCTGCTGCTGCCCGGCAGTGGGTACATTCCGTGGGGGCCTTGGTCACCTTGTCCGGGCTGATCGGGGCGGGTTGCGCCGCAGTCGGCTGCTATCTGTCGGTGGGGCTGGGCCGGGTACCAACCGGTCCGGTGGTCGTCCTCCTGCTCAGCGCAGTCCTGGTGCTCTCCCTGATCGCCGCACCTCAGCGCTCCGTCCTGCGACGGGCTCTCCACCGACGTCGGCGTCGACGCAACCTGACACGCCGGGTGACTCAGGAGGCCTCGTGA